From Oncorhynchus mykiss isolate Arlee chromosome 6, USDA_OmykA_1.1, whole genome shotgun sequence, the proteins below share one genomic window:
- the LOC110526170 gene encoding palmitoyltransferase ZDHHC13 encodes MDWKGDNGVHNHDGCQGHGGHSHGPAVHGFGGHGGGLAHGFMPAFHGQFGPRADQMIDPTQQPKKRSHMDDSSSWDIVKATQFGILDRCKELVEAGYDVRQPDKENVSLLHWAAINNRAEVVKYYISKGAAIDQLGGDLNSTPLHWAIRQGHLSMVIQLLRYGADPSMADGEGYRSLHLAILFQHMPIAAYLMAKGQEVDLPDSNGQTPLMLAAQKIIGPEPTNFLMKCNASVSAVDKVNRNSPLHCAVLAGNVDAAHVLLEAGASVDAENANGHTPIDLAHQVHSPLLIHMLNHIKQERIRSSSRCLRLVNRYRVCLQFMFSVAVLGSLGAIADLSSESWLLKGVLLACVMAVVNLAQRQLASQALQSLVPATALMASVFWMLVTWCLWFLPDCPSATVQVLFTFNATALLYYYLRSCRTDPGIVKATEEEKKMNVVLLAEAGCLDPRIFCTSCMMKKPMRANHCFSCDACVAKQDHHSIWINGCIGARNHHFFVLFLLSLCLMGAWMFYGCLMYWSKHCPLHYQEEGVWGVISALVGCSSWVLGIFCLAFFHTAWASILLVIQLYQIAFYGLTTAERANLMLRQRKLPQSISLRQNPYNLGVVRNLVSFFQLRCCGLFKPAMVDWTQQYPPGRDHMMFGHPDIV; translated from the exons ATGGATTGGAAGGGAGATAACGGC GTTCACAACCATGACGGTTGCCAAGGCCACGGGGGTCACTCGCATGGGCCTGCGGTGCATGGATTCGGGGGTCACGGCGGTGGTTTGGCGCACGGGTTCATGCCTGCTTTCCATGGCCAATTTGGCCCACGAGCTGACCAGATGATAGACCCCACTCAGCAGCCCAAGAAACGGTCGCATATGGATGACAGCAGCAGCTGGGACATTGTCAAAGCAACACA GTTTGGTATCCTGGACCGATGTAAGGAACTGGTGGAGGCTGGTTACGATGTGAGGCAGCCTGACAAGGAGAATGTCTCCCTCTTACACTGGGCAGCCATTAACAACCGCGCAGAGGTGGTCAA GTATTATATATCCAAAGGGGCCGCCATAGACCAGCTAGGTGGTGACCTGAACTCCACACCCCTGCATTGGGCCATAAG GCAGGGCCACCTCTCCATGGTGATCCAGCTGCTGCGGTACGGAGCAGACCCATCTATGGCAGACGGGGAGGGCTACCGCAGCCTGCATCTGGCAATCCTCTTCCAACACATGCCCATAGCAGCCTACCTCATGGCCAAGGGACAG GAAGTTGACCTTCCTGACTCAAATGGGCAGACACCCCTGATGTTGGCAGCACAGAAAATCATTGG GCCCGAGCCCACTAACTTCCTGATGAAATGCAATGCGTCGGTGAGTGCGGTGGACAAAGTGAACAGGAACTCTCCGCTGCACTGTGCCGTGCTGGCGGGAAACGTGGACGCTGCACACGTCCTGCTGGAGGCCGGGGCTAGCGTGGATGCCGAGAACGCCAAC GGTCACACTCCCATAGACCTGGCCCACCAGGTGCACAGCCCCCTGCTCATCCACATGCTCAACCACATCAAGCAGGAGAGGATACGCTCCAGCTCCCGTTGCCTGCGCCTAGTTAACCGATACAGG GTGTGTCTTCAGTTTATGTTCAGCGTTGCTGTGCTGGGCAGTTTGGGAGCGATAGCTGACTTGAGCTCAGAATCCTGGCTGCTAAAAGGGGTTCTGCTGGCCTGTGTGATGGCTGTGGTCAACCTGGCCCAACG GCAGTTGGCGAGCCAGGCCCTGCAGTCGCTGGTTCCTGCTACAGCTCTCATGGCGTCAGTCTTCTGGATGCTGGTCACCTGGTGCCTGTGGTTCCTGCCTG ATTGTCCCAGTGCCACGGTACAGGTGTTGTTCACTTTCAACGCCACAGCTCTGCTCTACTACTACCTCCGCTCCTGTAGGACTGACCCCGGCATCGTCAAGGCAACCGAGGAAGAGAAAAAGATG AATGTGGTGTTGCTGGCAGAGGCGGGCTGCTTGGACCCCAGGATCTTCTGCACTTCCTGTATG ATGAAGAAGCCAATGAGGGCAAATCACTGCTTCTCCTGTGACGCCTGCGTGGCAAAACAGGATCATCACTCCATCTGGATCAATGGCTGCATAG GTGCCAGGAATCACCACTTCTTtgttctcttcctgctctctctctgcctgatgGGAGCGTGGATGTTCTACGGATGTCTCATGT ACTGGTCAAAGCACTGTCCGCTGCACTACCAGGAGGAGGGTGTGTGGGGTGTTATCTCTGCCCTGGTGGGCTGTTCTTCCTGGGTGCTGGGCATCTTCTGTCTAGCTTTCTTCCATACCGCCTGGGCTTCCATACTACTGGTCATACAGCTCTACcag ATTGCGTTCTACGGCCTGACCACCGCAGAGAGGGCAAACCTGATGCTTCGCCAGAGGAAACTCCCACAATCCATCTCCCTCAGACAGAACCCTTACAA tTTGGGTGTGGTGCGTAACCTGGTGTCATTCTTCCAGCTGCGTTGCTGTGGGCTGTTCAAGCCCGCCATGGTCGACTGGACCCAGCAATACCCACCTGGCCGAGACCACATGATGTTCGGCCACCCCGACATCGTCTGA